The genome window CTGGGCGACACGCGAGCGGTCGAGCCGCTAATCGGCGCCCTTGGGAGCGAAGTCGCAAATGTCCGGTTGCGGGCGGCCGAGGCGCTTTGGGCGTTGGGTGACGTGCGAGCGATCAAACCACTCGTCGGCGTAGTTAGGGATACGGACTGGCGGGTCATGAAGGCAGCCGCCGATGGATTGATGAATCTGGGCGATGCACGCGCTGCTGGCGCCGTCAGCCACGCCATCGGGATTCTCTTCGACCCTAATGAGTTCTCGACTGGATTCAAACTAATGGCTAGCTGCTACAGGCTCCTCTTCTCGACCCTGAGCCCGGAACTGCTGGCAGGGTGCACGATCCACGAGGGTAAGATCCACGCGAAGGGTGACGACTGGAGCTTCTGCCTGGTGATCGGCTCGCCGGACGAAGCAAAACTCGAGTATGTACACCGTGCATTCGACACGATTGAGGGAAGAGGACTTCTTCCGCCTGGCCGGAGGTTCAATAGCGGGATTGTCGGCAACAAAGAAAGAGACTTGGTGTGGACGGGGAAGGTGGACGCGGCCGGCCGGCTCATTGGCATCCGGGACATGTACTCTGTCTTTGCCGAATGGATTAAAGACCTTCCGGGAACGTCATGGCGAATGGGGCCCTCGGAAGGCGGGGAGTGAACTGGACGGCGAATTGCTGTGGTACCTCGACGAGTACCACGCCTACTACAACCGGCACCGGGCGAACCAGGGTGCTTCCCTAGCCAATTGTTGTTAATAGATGTGCAACCACTTGAAATAACAGACCACTATTACTGTTTTCGCCTGCAACATATGTTTGATCCCTTGGCAATCTGGTAAAAGCCCGTAAGATTCAAAGCTTGAATGGCCGTTCTTTGCAAGCAACAACAGTTGATTAGGGCAGCACCGGACTTCGCGCTGTACTACGAGTTGGCCAAGGCCAGCGGCAACCGGATCTTCGTGTTCACACTGAACACCGTGCGTCAGGTGATGCAACAGGTGATCGGCCTCTATTCCCAGCTGGCCGACAACTCCCGGACCTCGCTCGATCTCTATTACCGACTACTCGAGGCGCTGCGCAACAAGGACGCGGACACGGCCGAGGAGCTGTTCGAACAACAGGCGCGCCAGGACGATCTGTTGCTGTCCTCAATGATGGACGGCATGGGCTGAACCTTTGCAGGGAAATGGGAGCCGGAAAATGTGCAAACAAACGTGGTTTCTGCTGTGTCTGATCTGCTGTGCGTGCGCGCTGCTGTTGGTGGCGGCCTGTGCAGGCGACGATGACGAGTCGGACGACGACGACGATGCTGCCGACGACGACGATGCTGCCGACGACGACGTTGACGACGACGATGATGATGACGATGACGATGATGACGACGACATCGAGTTCGAGTACAGCATCAAGACCTACACCCACACCGCCGTGCTGCCCTACCTCGACGAGTTCGCCACACGCGGCTTCCGCATCTACCTCGGGGCCTCTCCGAGCTCGATCGGCTCAGCCAACCTGGCGACCCTCCTAGAGCAGGCTGAGGGTCTGGGCATCTTGATCACGCTTTGCCCGTATGCCTCGGTCGGCGGGTTCCCCAGCGAGACCAACATCGATACTTTCGGCGCGGACGTTGACGCCGCCCTGAACTGGCTGGACACGGTGACCCACAGCGTGGATACGATCTCGATCAACATGGAGCTGGGCTCGCCGCTGGACAAGCAGATCCAGAACGCCTGGGCCGAGGGCGACTTCGCCCTGTTGCTGGAGATCTTCGAGGGAACGTTGAACCGGGAGATGTTCCAAGTCTCGTTGGCGCAGTATCAGGCGATGGTTGAGCAGATCCAGCAACGCGGATACGAGGTGCAGATCACAACCTTCCCGTTCCTGGTCGACGACCTGGACGACGGCGACACGGACATCCAGGACGTGTGCAACATCCCGATGGACGGCATCGACTGGGACCGCATAGCTCCCTGCGCCTACACCACCGAATACTCGCACTACGTGGGCACGTTCGGCATATCGCCCTACTTCGCCTATATGTACGCGACCAAGGCCCGCGAGTTGTACGGCGACGCGGCGGTGGTCGACCTGGGTTTGGTCCGGACCACGGGCAACAACGGCTACGAATCGCCGGACCAGTTGGCCGCGGACGTGGCCGCGACCAAGGCCGCGGGCGTGCGGCGGATCGAGGTCTTCCAGTTCAGCGGCATGCTGCAGTACGAGGACTACGAGTTCGCGGACTGGGCCGACGCGCTGCTCGCGCAGCCGCTGATCCCGGAAGTCGATCCCGATGTCGTGGCGATCCGCGATTTGACCGCTCTGGTCGACTCGACTCTGGATTCAATGGAGAAATAGCAGCTCGGCATCGGGCGACCCACAATTGGACCCAGACCATTCCGCCGACAGCGCCGCAACCGGCCCAGTGGTTGCACGCGCGGTGTGCAATACAGTAGAAACCTGTCTAATGATCCCTGCCCGACGCCCTTGAGACTCAACCCAGGAGCGACAATGGACCAACCGAGAATCTGCGTGGTCGGAGCGTGCAACATCGACCTGATCAGCTACGTGCCGCGTCTGCCGGTGTTGGGCGAGACCCTGCACGGCGAGCGCTTCGCCATCGGCTTCGGCGGCAAGGGGGCCAACCAGGCGGCGATGGCCGCCAAGCTCGGAGCCGCGGTGAGCATGGTCGCCAAACTCGGCCGCGACACCTTTGGCGAGGATACCCTGGCCAACTTCAAGCGGCTGGGGATCGACACGCGCCACGTGGTGTTCACCGACCAGGCGTTCAGCGGAGTCGCGCCGATCGCTGTCGATGCGCAGGGGAACAACTCGATCATCATCGTCACCGGGGCCAACGACCTGCTGACCGTTGACGAGGTCGAGGCCGCGCGCGATGTCATTGCCGCGTCGCAGGTGCTGGTCTGCCAGCTCGAGAGCCCGCTGGAGATCAGCCTCGCCGCGTTGCGCATCGCCCGCGAGCACGGGGTCACGACGATCTTCAATCCCGCGCCGGCCCGCGCCGAGCTGCCCGCCGAATGCTATCAGCTCAGCGACGTGTTCTGCCCCAATCAAAGCGAGACCGAGCTGCTCACCGGACTGCCCGCCCAGAGCGTGGAGCAGGCGCAAATCGCGGCGCGGGTGTTGCTCGAACGCGGGGCCAAATCGGTGATCCTGACCCTGGGCGAGCACGGTAGCCTGCTGGTGACCGCTGACGCGGTGCGTCACGTGCCGGTCCAACCGGTACGCGCTATCGACACCACGGGCGCGGGCGATTGCTTCGTGGGCAGCCTGGCGTTCTTCATGGCGGCCGGACAGCCGCTAGAGGAGGCGATTCGACGCGCCAACACCATCGCCTCGATCAGCGTGCAGTCCAACGGAACCCAGACCAGCTTCCCCGACATTGCGCAGCTTCCGCCGGGATTGATCGATCTGCAGGCGAGCCCGGACCGAGCCACGATCAGCCCGCAGCAGCTCGCGTCCTACATCGACCACACGCTGCTGAAGCCCGACGCGCTGAGCGCGGACTTTGACCGGCTGTGCGACGAGGCGCTGCGCTTTGGATTCAAGTCGGTCTGCGTCAACTCCAATCGCGTGGCCCAGGTTGCCAAGCGACTGGCAAACAGCGCGGTCAAGGTTTGCAGCGTAATCGGCTTCCCCCTGGGCGCAATGGAGAGCGCGGCCAAGGCGGCCGAGGCGCGGCGCGCCGTGGAGCTGGGAGCCACAGAGATCGATATGGTAATCAACGTCGGCGACCTGATCGCGGGCGACCTGCAAAGCGTGGAGCAAGACATCCGCACGGTGCGTGATGCGGCCCCGCAACCGATCGTGCTCAAGACAATCATCGAGACCTGTCTACTCAGTGACGAGCAGAAGGTCGCGGCCTGCCGCATCGCCCAATCCGCCGGAGCCGATTTTGTCAAAACCAGCACCGGGTTCTCCAGCGGCGGCGCAACGGTGGACGACGTGCGTCTGCTGCGCGCCACGGTCGGAACCGATATGGGGGTTAAGGCCAGCGGCGGAATCCGCGATACTCAAACAGCCTTGGAGATGATCGAGGCCGGGGCCGACCGCATCGGCGCCAGCGCGGGTCCGGCGATTATTAAGGGACTGGACCACAAATAGCGACGTTGCTGTTGTAGTCCGGCCGGACGATTCCTCGTTACTGCGCGTCCGAGCGCCCGATCAATCCCAACAGCCGCAGCCGCCAGTGTTCAAGCAGCGAGTAGGCGCAGGGAATCACGAACAGCGTCAGCAGCGTGGCGAACGCCAGCCCCCAGATCATGCAGATCGCCATCGGCTTCCACATCAGCCCCTCGCCGCCCAGGCCGCAGGCCATCGGCATCAACCCGGCGATGGTGGTGAACGTCGTCATCAGGATCGGCCGCATACGCTGGGCCCCGGCGTCGGCCACGGCCTCGTTGATCGCCATCCCGGCGCGTTTGCGCACGTTGGCGAAGTCGACCAGCACCAGCGAGTCGTTGACCACCACCCCGGCCAGCGCGATCACCGACATCCCGGCGACCATCGAGAATTTCATCCCCATCACGATCAACCCGATCGACACGCCGAGGATCGAGAACGGCACGGTAATCATCACCACCAGCGGCTGGGCGAACGATTTGAACTGCGATCCGAGGATCATGTAGATCAAGATCAGCGCGATCAGGAACTCGTAATACAGGTCGCCGAATACGTCGCTCTGCTGCTTGGCCTCGCCGGAGAACTCCAGCGAGTTGCCCGGAAAGCGCGACGGGACGTTGGCGTAGAGCTCGCGGATGGTCCCGTTGGCCTCCTCCGAGGTCGCCTGTTGGTTGTCGACGTTGGCGGTAACCGAAATCACCCGCCGACCGTCGTAACGGTTGACCGCCTCGAGGGTCTGCTCGGTGGCAAAGGTGCCCAGCTCGCTCAGCGGTACGCTGACGCCCAGCGACGATCCGATCCGCAGCTTGCGCAGCTGCTCGAGCCCGGCGCGGTCGTCCTCGCGATACATCACCCAGACCTTGACCTCGTCGTCGCTCTTATCGCGAAACGAGGTCGCCTCGAACCCCTCGATCGACATCCGCAGCTCGCTGGAGAGCTCGGCGATGCTGATGCCGTAGGCCGAGAGTTTGACGCGGTCGGGAATGAACCGCAGCTTGGACTTGCCGGTCTGGAAGTCGGTGCGCACGTCGGAAACGCCCGGAATCGCGTTCAGGTCCTGCTCGATCATCGTGGCGATGGTCTGCATCTTCTCCAGGTCGGAGCCCTTGATCCGGATGTCCACGGCCGAATCAACCGGCGGCCCGTGTCTGCCGGCCTGAAACTGCACCGACCTGATCTCGGGAATGCCGTCGACGATCTTGCGAATGTCGGCCTTGATCTGTTGGTTGGTGCGACGGTCGGAATTCTCCGTAAAGTTGACGGTGATCATTCCGCCGTCGGTGGTGGTCATCCGGCTGCGATGTTGGATCACCATCCCGGCGAGCACGGTCACCGACTCGACGTCGGTCTGGGGCAACTCGTCGATGATCCGCTTGCTCAGATCGGCCAGCACGCCGTCGGTCACGTCCAGCCGCGTGCCCACCGGCAGCCGGACGATCAGCTCCTCGCTCGAGCTGTCCTCGCGGGGGAACAGCTCGACCCGCAGCAGCGTCGCGGCGGCCATCGTCACCAGCAGAGTCGCGGCCACGGTGCCGCCGACCACCAGATAGCGGTGGCGCAGCGCCTTGCCGATCAGCCGTCGATATATCGCCAGCAGGCGGCGGAACATCCGATCGCCCAGGCGGCGGCTGTGGTTGTGCGGCAGCCTGCCGAAGTCGGCCAAATGCGAGGGGAGCACCACCAGCGCCTCGACCAGCGATCCGGCGAGCGCGAGCATCGCCACCACCGGCAGCACGTAGATAAACTTGCCGATTCGACCCTCGGTCATCAGCAGCGGCAGAAACGCTGCCACGGTGGTCAGCACCGCCGCGACCACCGGCCACATCACCTCGTGCGTGCCGTCGATCGCCGCCTGGACCCGATCCTTGCCCATCTCCAAATGACGGTAGACGTTTTCGATGACGATGATCGCGTCGTCGACCACCATCCCCAGCACCAGGATGAAGCCGAACAACGACAGCGTGTTGATCGTCTCGCCGATCCAGCTCAGAGCGGCAAAGGCGAAGAGGAAGGCGAAGGGAATACCGATCACGGCCAGGGCTCCGCTACGCGCGCCGATCAGGAAAGTCATCAGCAGCGCCACCAGCACCAGACCGACCAGCGCGTTGCCCGACAGCGCGCGGATGCTGTCGCTGACGTCCTCGGACGTGTCCTTCTGCACCGAGATCGTCACGTCGTTGATCCGGCCCTGAAAGTCCTCGATCACAGTACGGGCCTGACGCGCCAGGTCGATCACCGAGCCGTCGTCCTTCATGAACAGCTCGATGGTCACCGTCTTTTCACCGTTGAGGCGGCTGGTGACCTGGTCCTCGTCAAAGCCATCGACCACCTGCGCCAGGTCGCCCACGCGCACCGAGCGCCCTTGCCGGTCGCTGAGCACCACTACGTCGGCAATCTGCCGCGCGCTCTGGATCTGGCCGCTGGGGCTGAAGATCAGTTCCTTGGTCCCCAGGTCGATCCGGCCCGAGGGCAAATCGCTGTTGGCCCGCTGGATTGCAATGTAGATCTGATTGAGCGTTACGCCGTGGGCCTCGATCCGCGAGCGGTCGGCCTCGACGCGCACCTCGCGGGTGGGAACGCCGCTGATTTCGACCTTCTTAATG of Candidatus Alcyoniella australis contains these proteins:
- the rbsK gene encoding ribokinase encodes the protein MDQPRICVVGACNIDLISYVPRLPVLGETLHGERFAIGFGGKGANQAAMAAKLGAAVSMVAKLGRDTFGEDTLANFKRLGIDTRHVVFTDQAFSGVAPIAVDAQGNNSIIIVTGANDLLTVDEVEAARDVIAASQVLVCQLESPLEISLAALRIAREHGVTTIFNPAPARAELPAECYQLSDVFCPNQSETELLTGLPAQSVEQAQIAARVLLERGAKSVILTLGEHGSLLVTADAVRHVPVQPVRAIDTTGAGDCFVGSLAFFMAAGQPLEEAIRRANTIASISVQSNGTQTSFPDIAQLPPGLIDLQASPDRATISPQQLASYIDHTLLKPDALSADFDRLCDEALRFGFKSVCVNSNRVAQVAKRLANSAVKVCSVIGFPLGAMESAAKAAEARRAVELGATEIDMVINVGDLIAGDLQSVEQDIRTVRDAAPQPIVLKTIIETCLLSDEQKVAACRIAQSAGADFVKTSTGFSSGGATVDDVRLLRATVGTDMGVKASGGIRDTQTALEMIEAGADRIGASAGPAIIKGLDHK
- a CDS encoding efflux RND transporter permease subunit is translated as MSLPSFVVKQPVMVNLLMVVVIIAGLFAIFNMPIERHPSVTIEIAIVSATYPGASPLDVERLITLPLEDRIRTLSDIEQVYAQSYEGRALIFVEYDSDIEDYEIAVTDLKSEIDRIKGELPQEAADSLQVIKIKSSDLRSVLDVTLTGEYGVAGMEQLAEEIKQAMLDIDGIKKVEISGVPTREVRVEADRSRIEAHGVTLNQIYIAIQRANSDLPSGRIDLGTKELIFSPSGQIQSARQIADVVVLSDRQGRSVRVGDLAQVVDGFDEDQVTSRLNGEKTVTIELFMKDDGSVIDLARQARTVIEDFQGRINDVTISVQKDTSEDVSDSIRALSGNALVGLVLVALLMTFLIGARSGALAVIGIPFAFLFAFAALSWIGETINTLSLFGFILVLGMVVDDAIIVIENVYRHLEMGKDRVQAAIDGTHEVMWPVVAAVLTTVAAFLPLLMTEGRIGKFIYVLPVVAMLALAGSLVEALVVLPSHLADFGRLPHNHSRRLGDRMFRRLLAIYRRLIGKALRHRYLVVGGTVAATLLVTMAAATLLRVELFPREDSSSEELIVRLPVGTRLDVTDGVLADLSKRIIDELPQTDVESVTVLAGMVIQHRSRMTTTDGGMITVNFTENSDRRTNQQIKADIRKIVDGIPEIRSVQFQAGRHGPPVDSAVDIRIKGSDLEKMQTIATMIEQDLNAIPGVSDVRTDFQTGKSKLRFIPDRVKLSAYGISIAELSSELRMSIEGFEATSFRDKSDDEVKVWVMYREDDRAGLEQLRKLRIGSSLGVSVPLSELGTFATEQTLEAVNRYDGRRVISVTANVDNQQATSEEANGTIRELYANVPSRFPGNSLEFSGEAKQQSDVFGDLYYEFLIALILIYMILGSQFKSFAQPLVVMITVPFSILGVSIGLIVMGMKFSMVAGMSVIALAGVVVNDSLVLVDFANVRKRAGMAINEAVADAGAQRMRPILMTTFTTIAGLMPMACGLGGEGLMWKPMAICMIWGLAFATLLTLFVIPCAYSLLEHWRLRLLGLIGRSDAQ
- a CDS encoding FCD domain-containing protein, coding for MIRAAPDFALYYELAKASGNRIFVFTLNTVRQVMQQVIGLYSQLADNSRTSLDLYYRLLEALRNKDADTAEELFEQQARQDDLLLSSMMDGMG